In the genome of Photobacterium sp. TLY01, one region contains:
- the ihfA gene encoding integration host factor subunit alpha: MALTKAELAENLFENVGLSKRDAKDTVEVFFEEIRKALECGEQVKLSGFGNFDLRDKNERPGRNPKTGEDIPISARRVVTFRPGQKLKARVENIKIEK; this comes from the coding sequence ATGGCGCTCACAAAAGCCGAATTGGCTGAGAACCTGTTTGAGAATGTCGGACTAAGCAAACGGGACGCCAAGGATACGGTGGAAGTCTTCTTCGAGGAGATCAGAAAGGCACTCGAGTGTGGCGAACAGGTTAAGTTATCAGGTTTTGGTAATTTTGATCTGCGCGACAAAAACGAGCGACCTGGACGAAATCCTAAAACCGGTGAAGATATTCCAATCTCGGCACGGCGAGTGGTGACCTTTCGCCCTGGTCAGAAGCTTAAAGCACGCGTTGAGAATATCAAAATCGAAAAATAA
- the pheT gene encoding phenylalanine--tRNA ligase subunit beta, whose amino-acid sequence MKFSESWLREWVNPANNSEELAHQITMAGLEVDGIEPVAGSFTGVKVGQVVECNQHPDADKLRVTKVDVGEEELLDIVCGASNCRLGLKVAVATVGAVLPGDFKIKKAKLRGQPSHGMLCSFTELGIDVDSDGIMELPENAVIGTDFREFLSLNDVIIDVDLTPNRADCLSIAGLAREVGVLNRAEVTPPSFDAVAPAIDDQVSIDVKAPAACPRYQGRIVRNVNVKAESPLWLQEKLRRCGVRSIDPIVDITNYVMLELGQPMHAFDLNQIEGGIVVRMAEQGEKLTLLDGTEAELNSDTLVIADQSKALAMAGIFGGEHSGVSENTKDVLLECAFFTPDAIRGRARSYGLHTDSSHRFERGVDAGLQTKAMERATALLVEICGGDVAPIVEAESEQHLPQQNSIVLRRSKLDSLLGHFVSDEDVVEILSRLGCMVEPTDTGWRAVAPSWRFDLAIEEDLVEEVGRIYGYNNIPAQSPVAALSMNLHQEANLPLKRVRDLLVDRGYHEAITYSFVEPEQQKLIVPDVDAIILPHPISAEMSAMRLSLWPGLLNTVAFNQKRQQPRVRLFESGMRFVPDASAENGIRQETMLAGVIAGARSEEHWDIATNTVDFFDLKGDLEAALELTAKDAEFTFTPAKHPALHPGQSAAIVVDGKEVGFIGTVHPELERKFDLNGRTIVFEVEWNAVASRTIPQANPVSKFPANRRDIAVVVAEDVAAGDVLKVCLAHGGELLTDVNLFDVYRGKGVEDGQKSLAIALYLQSADRTLEEADINGAVESIVAVLGDQFGAALRD is encoded by the coding sequence ATGAAATTTTCTGAATCTTGGCTACGCGAGTGGGTCAATCCTGCGAACAACAGCGAAGAACTAGCTCACCAGATCACTATGGCGGGCCTGGAAGTCGACGGTATCGAACCTGTCGCAGGTAGCTTTACCGGTGTGAAAGTCGGTCAGGTTGTCGAGTGCAACCAGCACCCGGATGCTGACAAACTGCGCGTGACCAAAGTCGATGTGGGTGAAGAAGAACTGCTGGACATCGTTTGTGGTGCGTCTAACTGTCGTCTGGGTCTGAAAGTTGCTGTCGCTACAGTTGGCGCTGTTCTGCCTGGTGACTTCAAAATCAAAAAAGCCAAACTGCGCGGCCAGCCTTCCCATGGCATGTTGTGTTCATTTACTGAGTTAGGCATTGATGTTGATTCAGATGGCATCATGGAACTGCCGGAAAATGCTGTGATTGGTACAGATTTCCGCGAATTCCTGAGTCTGAACGATGTCATTATTGATGTGGATCTGACACCGAACCGTGCTGATTGTTTGAGCATTGCTGGCCTGGCGCGTGAAGTTGGCGTATTAAACCGTGCTGAAGTGACTCCGCCATCCTTTGATGCTGTTGCACCGGCCATTGACGATCAAGTTTCCATCGATGTGAAAGCGCCGGCAGCGTGTCCACGCTATCAGGGACGTATTGTTCGCAATGTGAATGTGAAAGCGGAATCTCCGTTGTGGCTGCAGGAAAAACTGCGTCGTTGCGGTGTTCGCTCTATTGACCCAATTGTTGATATTACCAACTATGTGATGCTGGAACTGGGACAGCCGATGCATGCGTTCGATCTGAACCAGATCGAGGGCGGCATTGTTGTGCGTATGGCAGAGCAGGGCGAGAAACTGACCCTGCTGGACGGCACTGAAGCGGAACTGAACAGCGACACGCTAGTGATTGCTGATCAGTCAAAAGCGTTGGCAATGGCGGGAATCTTTGGCGGTGAGCACTCAGGTGTAAGCGAAAACACCAAAGATGTGCTTCTGGAGTGTGCGTTTTTCACGCCGGATGCGATTCGTGGCCGTGCTCGTAGTTACGGTCTGCATACTGATTCGTCTCATCGCTTTGAACGTGGTGTTGACGCCGGTCTGCAAACCAAAGCCATGGAGCGTGCAACGGCTTTACTGGTTGAGATTTGCGGTGGCGACGTTGCGCCTATCGTAGAAGCTGAATCTGAACAGCATCTGCCTCAGCAAAACAGCATCGTACTGCGCCGCAGTAAGTTAGACAGCCTGCTGGGTCACTTTGTCTCTGATGAAGACGTCGTAGAAATTCTGAGCCGTCTTGGCTGTATGGTCGAACCTACTGATACCGGCTGGCGTGCAGTTGCACCAAGCTGGCGTTTTGATCTGGCCATTGAAGAAGATCTGGTTGAGGAAGTGGGTCGTATCTACGGATACAATAATATCCCGGCTCAGTCGCCTGTTGCTGCGTTGAGCATGAATCTGCACCAGGAAGCAAACCTGCCACTGAAACGTGTTCGCGATCTGCTTGTTGACCGTGGTTACCACGAAGCGATTACTTATAGCTTTGTTGAGCCAGAGCAGCAGAAGTTGATCGTACCGGATGTGGACGCGATCATTCTGCCGCACCCGATTTCTGCTGAAATGTCAGCAATGCGTCTGAGCCTGTGGCCGGGCTTGCTGAACACGGTTGCCTTCAACCAGAAGCGTCAGCAGCCTCGTGTGCGTCTGTTCGAATCTGGCATGCGTTTTGTTCCTGACGCATCAGCTGAAAATGGTATCCGTCAGGAAACCATGCTGGCGGGTGTGATTGCCGGTGCACGCAGTGAAGAGCATTGGGATATCGCGACAAACACCGTTGATTTCTTCGATCTGAAAGGTGATTTGGAAGCGGCTCTGGAACTGACTGCCAAAGATGCTGAGTTTACATTTACACCAGCTAAACACCCGGCACTGCATCCGGGACAGTCAGCGGCTATCGTTGTAGACGGTAAGGAAGTTGGCTTTATCGGTACAGTTCATCCTGAGCTGGAGCGCAAGTTCGACCTTAACGGACGTACTATTGTGTTTGAAGTTGAGTGGAATGCTGTTGCAAGTCGTACGATTCCTCAGGCAAATCCTGTGTCTAAGTTTCCTGCGAACCGTCGTGACATCGCTGTAGTGGTTGCTGAAGATGTTGCTGCTGGTGATGTGTTAAAGGTCTGTCTGGCACATGGTGGTGAACTGCTTACTGATGTAAACCTGTTCGATGTTTACCGCGGTAAAGGTGTTGAGGACGGCCAGAAGAGTCTGGCGATTGCTTTGTACCTTCAGTCTGCTGACCGAACGTTGGAAGAAGCTGATATCAATGGTGCTGTCGAGTCGATTGTTGCGGTTCTTGGCGATCAGTTTGGTGCAGCGCTTCGCGATTAA